In Gordonia iterans, the following proteins share a genomic window:
- the sufC gene encoding Fe-S cluster assembly ATPase SufC, whose product MSTLEIRDLHVDVAQNDPDAEPIRILKGVNLTVSSDQTHAIMGPNGSGKSTLAYAIAGHPKYTVTQGSITLDGEDVLEMSVDERARAGLFLAMQYPVEVPGVSTSNFLRSAATAVRGEAPKLRHWVKETREAMADLDVDPAFAERGVNEGFSGGEKKRLEILQLALLKPKIAVLDETDSGLDVDALRVVSEGVNRYKEREGGGVLLITHYTRILRYIKADYVHVFVDGRVVESGGPELADELEENGYVRFTAAAAAAE is encoded by the coding sequence TTGAGCACACTCGAAATCCGTGACCTGCACGTCGACGTCGCCCAGAACGACCCCGACGCCGAGCCGATCCGCATCCTCAAGGGTGTGAATCTGACTGTGTCCTCGGATCAGACCCACGCCATCATGGGCCCGAACGGCTCGGGCAAGTCGACGCTGGCGTACGCCATCGCCGGCCATCCCAAGTACACGGTCACGCAGGGCTCCATCACCCTCGACGGCGAGGACGTGCTCGAGATGAGCGTCGACGAGCGGGCCCGCGCCGGCCTGTTCCTGGCGATGCAGTACCCGGTCGAGGTCCCCGGCGTCTCGACGTCGAACTTCCTGCGCAGCGCCGCCACCGCGGTGCGCGGCGAGGCCCCGAAGCTGCGCCACTGGGTCAAGGAGACCCGCGAAGCGATGGCCGACCTCGACGTCGATCCGGCGTTCGCCGAGCGCGGAGTCAACGAGGGCTTCTCCGGCGGCGAGAAGAAGCGGCTGGAGATCCTCCAGCTGGCGCTGCTCAAGCCGAAGATCGCCGTGCTCGACGAGACCGATTCCGGTCTGGACGTCGACGCGTTGCGCGTGGTGTCCGAGGGCGTCAACCGCTACAAGGAGCGCGAGGGCGGCGGCGTGTTGCTGATCACCCACTACACACGCATCCTGCGTTATATCAAGGCCGACTACGTGCACGTCTTCGTCGACGGTCGCGTGGTCGAGTCCGGGGGTCCCGAACTGGCCGACGAGCTGGAGGAGAACGGCTACGTGCGGTTCACCGCGGCCGCGGCCGCGGCCGAGTAG
- the sufB gene encoding Fe-S cluster assembly protein SufB encodes MTVTDPAATTATAVPLSQEETIASFDRYGYGWADSDAAGASAQRGLSEAVVRDISAKKNEPEWMLEQRLKALRIFDRQPMPRWGADLDGIDFDNIKYFVRSTEKQAQSWEDLPEDIKNTYDRLGIPEAEKQRLVAGVAAQYESEVVYHQIREDLEEKGVIFLDTDSGLREHPEIFREYFGSVIPAGDNKFSSLNSAVWSGGSFIYVPPGVHVDIPLQAYFRINTENMGQFERTLIIVDEDAYVHYVEGCTAPIYKSDSLHSAVVEIIVKKGGRCRYTTIQNWSNNVYNLVTKRAKAEAGATMEWVDGNIGSKVTMKYPAVWLTGEHAKGEVLSVAFAGEGQHQDTGSKMVHLAPYTSSNIVSKSVARGGGRSSYRGLIKINPGAHGSRSTVKCDALLVDQISRSDTYPYVDIREDDVTMGHEATVSKVSDDQLFYLMSRGLTEDEAMAMVVRGFVEPIAKELPMEYALELNRLIELQMEGAVG; translated from the coding sequence ATGACGGTCACCGATCCCGCCGCGACGACCGCGACTGCGGTCCCGCTGTCCCAGGAAGAGACCATCGCGTCCTTCGACCGCTACGGCTACGGCTGGGCCGACAGCGATGCGGCCGGCGCCTCGGCCCAGCGCGGTCTGTCCGAGGCCGTCGTCCGCGACATCTCGGCGAAGAAGAACGAGCCCGAGTGGATGCTGGAACAGCGACTCAAGGCGCTGCGCATCTTCGATCGCCAGCCGATGCCCCGCTGGGGCGCCGACCTCGACGGCATCGACTTCGACAACATCAAGTATTTCGTGCGGTCCACCGAGAAGCAGGCCCAGTCGTGGGAGGACCTGCCCGAGGACATCAAGAACACCTACGACCGGCTCGGCATCCCGGAGGCGGAGAAGCAGCGCTTGGTCGCCGGCGTCGCCGCCCAGTACGAGTCGGAGGTCGTCTACCACCAGATCCGCGAAGATCTCGAAGAGAAGGGTGTGATCTTCCTGGACACCGACTCCGGGCTGCGTGAGCACCCGGAGATCTTCCGCGAGTACTTCGGCAGCGTGATCCCGGCCGGCGACAACAAGTTCTCCTCACTCAACTCCGCAGTGTGGTCGGGCGGTTCGTTCATCTACGTTCCGCCGGGCGTGCACGTGGACATCCCCCTGCAGGCCTACTTCCGGATCAACACCGAGAACATGGGCCAGTTCGAGCGCACGCTGATCATCGTCGACGAGGACGCCTACGTGCACTACGTCGAGGGCTGCACCGCACCGATCTACAAGTCCGATTCGCTGCACTCGGCGGTCGTCGAGATCATCGTGAAGAAGGGCGGGCGCTGCCGTTACACGACCATCCAGAACTGGTCGAACAACGTGTACAACCTGGTCACCAAGCGTGCCAAGGCCGAAGCCGGGGCCACCATGGAGTGGGTCGACGGCAACATCGGCTCCAAGGTCACCATGAAGTATCCGGCGGTCTGGCTGACCGGCGAACACGCCAAGGGCGAGGTGCTCTCGGTCGCGTTCGCGGGTGAGGGCCAGCACCAGGACACCGGGTCCAAGATGGTGCACCTGGCGCCGTACACCTCGAGCAACATCGTCTCCAAGTCGGTGGCGCGCGGCGGCGGGCGGTCGTCGTACCGCGGTCTGATCAAGATCAACCCGGGCGCGCACGGCAGCCGCAGCACGGTCAAGTGCGATGCGCTTCTGGTCGACCAGATCAGCCGCAGCGACACCTACCCGTACGTCGACATCCGCGAGGACGACGTCACCATGGGGCACGAGGCGACGGTCTCGAAGGTGTCCGACGACCAGCTCTTCTACCTGATGAGTCGCGGCCTGACCGAGGACGAGGCGATGGCGATGGTGGTGCGCGGCTTCGTCGAGCCGATCGCCAAGGAACTGCCCATGGAGTACGCCCTGGAACTCAACCGGCTCATCGAGCTGCAGATGGAAGGAGCGGTCGGCTGA
- the sufD gene encoding Fe-S cluster assembly protein SufD, which yields MTVSDQTGTEATAPVVNKGELFSSFDVDAFEVPNQREEAWRFTPFRRLRGLHDGSAVATAATVVEVSEADGVRTETVARGDERLGAGGVPFDRIAAQAFSSFPAATVVTIEREAQVAEPVTVTVTGPGAGEVAYSHLQIHAEAFSRATVVIDQRGGGTIGENIEFVVDDNAHLTVVNVHDWADDAVHVTAHHVGMQRDAVLRHFAISLGGNTVRLSPRVQYRQPGGDVEMWGLYFADAGQHLEQRLLVDHSAPHCRSQVVYKGALQGDPSGDKRGEAHTVWIGDVLIRPTAEGTDTYELNRNLVLTDNARADSVPNLEIETGDIVGAGHASATGRFDDEQLFYLQSRGIPEDQARRLVVRGFFGEILAKIAVPELRERLEAAIEAELESAGA from the coding sequence ATGACAGTGTCGGACCAGACCGGAACCGAAGCCACCGCGCCGGTGGTCAACAAGGGCGAGCTGTTCTCCTCGTTCGACGTCGACGCCTTCGAGGTGCCGAACCAGCGCGAGGAGGCGTGGCGGTTCACCCCGTTCCGCCGGCTGCGCGGTCTGCACGACGGCTCCGCGGTCGCGACCGCGGCGACCGTCGTCGAGGTGAGCGAGGCCGACGGCGTGCGCACCGAGACCGTGGCGCGCGGTGACGAGCGCCTGGGCGCCGGCGGTGTCCCGTTCGACCGGATCGCCGCGCAGGCGTTCTCGTCGTTCCCCGCGGCCACCGTGGTGACCATCGAGCGCGAAGCCCAGGTGGCCGAACCGGTCACCGTGACCGTCACCGGTCCCGGTGCCGGCGAGGTGGCCTACTCGCACCTCCAGATCCACGCCGAGGCGTTCAGCCGGGCGACCGTGGTGATCGATCAGCGCGGCGGCGGCACCATCGGCGAGAACATCGAGTTCGTCGTCGACGACAACGCCCACCTGACCGTCGTCAACGTGCACGACTGGGCCGACGACGCGGTCCACGTCACCGCTCACCATGTCGGAATGCAGCGTGATGCGGTACTCCGGCACTTCGCGATCAGCCTGGGCGGCAACACCGTGCGCCTGTCTCCGCGGGTGCAGTACCGCCAGCCCGGCGGTGACGTGGAGATGTGGGGCCTGTACTTCGCCGATGCCGGCCAGCACCTGGAGCAGCGCCTGCTCGTCGATCATTCGGCGCCGCACTGCCGCTCGCAGGTGGTCTACAAGGGCGCTCTGCAGGGCGATCCGTCCGGTGACAAGCGCGGCGAGGCCCACACCGTGTGGATCGGCGACGTGCTGATCCGCCCGACCGCGGAGGGCACCGACACCTACGAGCTCAACCGCAACCTGGTACTCACCGACAACGCCCGCGCCGACTCGGTGCCGAACCTGGAGATCGAGACCGGCGACATCGTCGGTGCCGGTCACGCCAGCGCCACCGGGCGGTTCGACGACGAGCAGCTCTTCTACCTGCAGTCCCGCGGCATCCCGGAGGACCAGGCCCGCCGTCTGGTGGTCCGCGGCTTCTTCGGCGAGATCCTCGCCAAGATCGCCGTGCCCGAACTGCGCGAGCGACTCGAGGCGGCCATCGAAGCCGAACTCGAATCGGCCGGCGCCTGA
- a CDS encoding helix-turn-helix transcriptional regulator, producing MDGEKTLLKEQIADGSGADGQTRAAVVSLLVDEGPLTAGDIAERLGISPAGVRRHLDILEAAGDIETAAPGFGRGGRGRPAKWFQLSPAGRGKLRHAYDDLAGAALRKLRAIGGQDAVDDFARDRIDGIVEEVTPATGEADTVRTLHEIADALTGAGYSADVREAGTGVQICQHHCPVAHVAAEFPELCEAETARFTELLGTHVQRLATIANGDCVCTTHVPLHPPADGKRVPVPRAKEPPERPPAGPPRPPLSTSPAPDPHGKASR from the coding sequence GTGGACGGCGAGAAGACGCTGCTCAAGGAGCAGATCGCGGACGGGTCTGGTGCAGACGGCCAGACCCGCGCCGCCGTCGTCTCGTTGCTCGTCGACGAGGGACCGCTGACCGCAGGCGACATCGCCGAGCGGCTGGGCATCAGTCCGGCGGGCGTGCGCCGCCACCTGGACATTCTGGAGGCCGCCGGCGACATCGAGACCGCAGCGCCCGGATTCGGGCGCGGCGGACGCGGACGCCCTGCCAAGTGGTTTCAGCTGAGTCCGGCCGGACGCGGCAAGCTCCGGCACGCGTACGACGACCTCGCCGGCGCGGCCCTGCGCAAGCTGCGGGCGATCGGCGGTCAGGATGCGGTCGACGACTTCGCGCGCGACCGCATCGACGGGATCGTCGAGGAGGTGACTCCGGCGACCGGTGAGGCCGACACCGTGCGCACCCTGCACGAGATCGCCGATGCCCTCACCGGTGCCGGCTACTCGGCGGACGTCCGCGAGGCCGGCACCGGAGTCCAGATCTGCCAGCACCATTGCCCGGTGGCCCACGTGGCCGCCGAGTTCCCCGAACTGTGCGAGGCCGAGACGGCGCGGTTCACCGAATTGCTCGGCACCCACGTCCAGCGGCTGGCGACCATCGCCAACGGCGACTGCGTGTGCACGACCCACGTACCGTTGCATCCGCCCGCCGACGGCAAGCGTGTCCCCGTCCCACGCGCGAAGGAGCCTCCGGAGCGCCCACCGGCCGGTCCGCCACGGCCCCCGCTATCCACCAGCCCAGCCCCCGACCCCCATGGAAAGGCCTCACGATGA
- a CDS encoding ABC transporter ATP-binding protein — MHPDLPSSPAVAVRGLVKRFGGVTAVDGLDLELPRGQILALLGPNGAGKTTTAEICEGFLSPDAGDVRVLGLDPVAENEQLRTRIGVMLQGGGAYPGAKAAEMLRLCAAYSADPLDPDWLLDVLGLRECAGTSYRRLSGGQQQRLALACALVGRPELVFLDEPTAGLDAHARILVWELLARLRDDGVSVLLTTHLLDEAEALADRIVIIDHGRVVAAGTPADLTRAQVQDRLRLVTAEPIDPVLLAADLGPDYRCEAGAGALCTVTGPIDPALIARVAAWCADRGVLATEISTAADSLEDVFLSLTGREVRS, encoded by the coding sequence GTGCACCCCGACCTCCCCTCCTCCCCCGCGGTCGCGGTCCGGGGGCTGGTCAAGCGATTCGGCGGCGTCACCGCCGTCGACGGGCTCGACCTGGAACTGCCCCGCGGACAGATCCTGGCGCTGCTCGGCCCCAACGGCGCAGGCAAGACCACCACCGCCGAGATCTGCGAAGGGTTTCTGAGTCCCGACGCCGGCGACGTCCGCGTCCTCGGACTCGATCCGGTCGCCGAGAACGAACAGCTCCGGACCCGGATCGGCGTGATGCTTCAGGGCGGCGGCGCCTATCCGGGCGCCAAGGCCGCCGAGATGCTCCGTCTATGCGCGGCGTACAGCGCCGACCCGCTCGACCCCGACTGGCTGCTGGACGTGCTCGGCCTGCGCGAGTGTGCCGGGACGTCGTACCGCAGGCTGTCCGGGGGGCAGCAGCAACGGCTCGCGCTCGCCTGCGCTCTGGTGGGCCGCCCGGAGCTGGTCTTTCTCGACGAGCCGACGGCCGGTCTGGACGCGCACGCGCGAATCCTGGTGTGGGAGTTGCTCGCCCGGCTCCGCGACGACGGCGTCTCGGTGCTGCTCACCACCCACCTGCTCGACGAGGCAGAGGCTCTGGCCGACCGGATCGTGATCATCGACCACGGCCGCGTGGTCGCCGCCGGGACGCCCGCGGACCTGACGCGAGCACAGGTGCAGGACCGCCTCCGGCTGGTCACCGCCGAGCCGATCGACCCGGTTCTGCTGGCCGCCGACCTCGGTCCGGACTACCGCTGTGAGGCGGGCGCCGGCGCGTTGTGCACCGTGACCGGGCCGATCGATCCCGCGCTGATCGCCCGCGTCGCGGCCTGGTGCGCCGACCGCGGCGTCCTGGCCACCGAGATCAGCACGGCGGCCGACAGCCTGGAAGACGTGTTCCTTTCGCTCACCGGACGAGAGGTGCGCTCGTGA
- a CDS encoding metal-sulfur cluster assembly factor yields MEEPQTSLPAYDDVEEAMRDVVDPELGINVVDLGLVYGFEINDDASVKLDMTLTSPACPLTDVIEDQTRGALVTSGLCTDVEINWVWLPPWGPDKITDDGREQLRALGFTV; encoded by the coding sequence ATGGAAGAACCGCAGACGTCCCTGCCCGCCTACGACGACGTCGAGGAGGCTATGCGAGACGTGGTCGACCCCGAACTCGGCATCAACGTCGTCGACCTGGGCCTGGTGTACGGCTTCGAGATCAACGACGATGCCTCGGTGAAACTCGACATGACGCTGACCTCGCCGGCCTGCCCGCTCACCGACGTCATCGAGGATCAGACCCGCGGTGCGCTGGTGACCAGCGGTCTGTGCACCGATGTGGAGATCAACTGGGTCTGGCTGCCGCCGTGGGGACCGGACAAGATCACCGACGACGGCCGGGAGCAGCTGCGCGCGCTCGGCTTCACCGTCTGA
- a CDS encoding cysteine desulfurase, translating to MTVDTAFDVTTVRADFPILHRTVRDDKPLVYLDSGATSQRPIQVLDAERDFLTNHNAAVHRGAHQLAEEATDAYENARATIAAFVGVAVDELVFTKNATEALNLVTYTLGDARAASVFGGDPLGPGDTVVITELEHHANLVPWQELCRRTGATLRWYDVTDDGRIDLDSLALDDTVKVVAFTHQSNVTGAVTDVPELVRRAGEVGALTVLDACQSVPHMPVDFAALGVDFAAFSGHKMLGPSGVGVLYGRSGLLAQLPPFLTGGSMIETVTMEASTYAAPPQRFEAGVPMTSQVVGLAAAVDYLTAIGMDRIAAHEHILTTYALQRLIEIDGVRIIGPADAENRGGAVSFLVDGIHAHDLGQVLDDEGVAIRVGHHCAWPLHRRLGVAASARASFALYNTLDEIDALAAGIRKAQQFFGTAAAEESAGVAR from the coding sequence ATGACCGTCGACACCGCCTTCGACGTCACGACCGTCCGCGCGGATTTCCCGATCCTGCACCGGACGGTGCGCGACGACAAGCCGCTGGTGTACCTCGATTCCGGCGCCACCTCACAGCGCCCGATCCAGGTGCTCGACGCCGAGCGTGATTTCTTGACGAATCACAACGCCGCCGTGCACAGGGGGGCGCATCAGCTGGCCGAGGAGGCCACCGACGCGTACGAGAACGCGCGAGCGACCATCGCGGCGTTCGTCGGCGTCGCGGTCGACGAGTTGGTGTTCACCAAGAACGCCACCGAAGCGCTGAACCTGGTCACCTACACACTGGGCGACGCGCGGGCGGCATCGGTGTTCGGGGGAGACCCGCTCGGTCCCGGTGACACCGTGGTGATCACCGAGCTGGAACACCACGCGAACCTGGTGCCCTGGCAGGAACTCTGCCGTCGCACCGGCGCCACGCTGCGCTGGTACGACGTCACCGACGACGGTCGCATCGATCTGGATTCCCTGGCCCTGGACGACACGGTCAAGGTGGTCGCGTTCACGCACCAGTCGAATGTGACCGGCGCGGTGACCGACGTGCCCGAACTGGTACGGCGGGCCGGCGAGGTCGGCGCGCTCACGGTGCTCGACGCCTGCCAGTCGGTGCCGCACATGCCGGTCGACTTCGCCGCCCTCGGCGTCGACTTCGCGGCCTTCTCCGGCCACAAGATGCTGGGACCCTCCGGGGTGGGCGTGCTGTACGGCCGGTCCGGCCTCCTGGCACAGCTGCCTCCGTTCCTGACCGGCGGATCGATGATCGAGACGGTGACGATGGAGGCGTCCACATACGCCGCCCCGCCGCAGCGCTTCGAGGCCGGCGTTCCGATGACCTCGCAAGTCGTCGGACTGGCCGCGGCTGTCGATTACCTCACGGCGATCGGCATGGACCGGATCGCCGCGCACGAGCACATCCTGACCACGTATGCGCTGCAGCGTCTCATCGAGATCGACGGTGTGCGGATCATCGGTCCCGCGGACGCGGAGAACCGCGGCGGCGCCGTCTCGTTCCTCGTCGACGGCATTCACGCCCACGACCTCGGGCAGGTGCTCGACGACGAGGGCGTCGCGATCCGCGTCGGACATCACTGCGCGTGGCCGCTGCACCGCAGGCTCGGGGTGGCCGCGAGCGCACGGGCGTCGTTCGCGCTGTACAACACGCTCGACGAGATCGACGCCCTGGCCGCGGGCATCCGGAAAGCCCAGCAGTTCTTCGGCACCGCCGCGGCGGAGGAGTCTGCGGGGGTGGCCCGATGA
- the mptB gene encoding polyprenol phosphomannose-dependent alpha 1,6 mannosyltransferase MptB, whose amino-acid sequence MRQVPGVRPALDYLGLSRPARNTDIDATGDYGITVARLHGDEREVGPLNALENLRLRRIRLFGTTGAVLILIGSLGTGMMPVLQNPIVGMRVLSLPSRMYSTALTVSIGGTMMLVLAWILLGRFAIGRYSVEVAENRSPARRMTRAQADRTLAMWIVPLLFAPPLLSKDVYSYLAQSAIAYRGMDPYTYSPLRGLGVDHALTLSVPNLWKDTPAPYGPLFLWIGEQITMLTGENITAGIVLHRVVALAGVAMIVWALPRLARRCGVSAVAALWLGALNPLVILHLVGGIHNEALMIGMMLVGMEWCFRAIYGVAALRDGWRPSRTGWLLVAGIAIIAASAMIKVASMLALGFVGVALARRWGATLPALRNAPWRSWWSRSKTTVRALAASAAFSGVVTATVIVLICLGTGLGFGWTSTLSTGGIVRSWMSMPTLLSVVAGRIGLWLGLGEQTQAILDVARPIGQLIAAAFVVRWLLACVAGRIHPLGGLGIAMATFVVFFPFVQAWYLLWAIIPLAAWATTRWFRVGTVVISAIIAVVVMPTSSDTPPLVVAQGLATGLLLTALASAFFFIDHPTRRWLRSRRRA is encoded by the coding sequence GTGCGGCAAGTTCCCGGAGTGCGCCCTGCGCTCGACTACCTCGGCCTGTCCCGGCCCGCGCGGAACACCGACATCGATGCCACCGGCGACTACGGCATCACGGTGGCCCGACTACACGGTGACGAGCGCGAGGTCGGTCCGCTCAACGCCCTCGAGAACCTGCGACTGCGGCGCATCCGGCTGTTCGGGACCACCGGCGCAGTACTCATCCTGATCGGCTCGCTCGGCACCGGGATGATGCCGGTGCTACAGAACCCGATCGTCGGCATGCGGGTGCTCTCCCTGCCGTCGAGGATGTACTCCACTGCGCTGACCGTCTCCATCGGCGGCACGATGATGCTGGTCCTGGCGTGGATCCTGCTCGGTCGGTTCGCGATCGGCCGGTACAGCGTGGAGGTGGCCGAGAACCGCAGCCCGGCCCGCCGGATGACGCGGGCCCAGGCCGACCGGACTCTCGCCATGTGGATCGTGCCTCTGCTGTTCGCTCCGCCGCTGCTCAGCAAGGACGTCTACTCGTACCTTGCGCAGAGTGCCATCGCGTACCGCGGCATGGATCCGTACACGTACAGTCCGCTGCGGGGTCTGGGAGTCGACCACGCGCTCACCCTCTCCGTACCGAACCTGTGGAAGGACACGCCCGCGCCCTACGGCCCGCTCTTCCTGTGGATCGGCGAGCAGATCACGATGCTCACCGGCGAGAACATCACCGCGGGCATCGTGCTGCACCGGGTCGTCGCGCTGGCGGGAGTGGCGATGATCGTCTGGGCACTCCCCCGGCTCGCCCGTCGCTGCGGCGTCTCCGCCGTCGCCGCCCTCTGGCTCGGTGCGCTCAATCCGCTGGTGATCCTGCACCTGGTCGGCGGCATCCACAACGAAGCCCTGATGATCGGCATGATGCTCGTCGGCATGGAGTGGTGTTTCCGCGCGATCTACGGCGTGGCTGCGTTGCGCGACGGCTGGCGCCCGTCCCGGACGGGCTGGCTGCTCGTCGCGGGCATCGCGATCATCGCGGCCTCCGCGATGATCAAGGTCGCCTCGATGCTGGCGCTCGGCTTCGTGGGTGTGGCACTCGCCAGGCGGTGGGGCGCGACGCTTCCGGCGCTCCGCAACGCTCCGTGGCGGAGCTGGTGGTCCCGCTCCAAGACGACGGTCCGGGCGCTGGCGGCGTCAGCGGCGTTCAGCGGGGTGGTGACCGCCACGGTGATCGTGCTGATCTGCCTGGGCACCGGTCTCGGTTTCGGCTGGACCTCGACCCTCTCGACCGGTGGCATCGTCCGCTCGTGGATGTCGATGCCGACGCTGCTGTCGGTCGTCGCGGGCCGGATCGGACTCTGGCTGGGGCTGGGCGAACAGACACAGGCCATCCTCGACGTCGCCCGCCCGATCGGGCAGCTGATCGCGGCGGCGTTCGTGGTGCGGTGGCTGCTGGCCTGCGTGGCCGGCCGCATCCATCCGCTCGGCGGCCTGGGCATCGCGATGGCCACGTTCGTGGTGTTCTTCCCCTTCGTGCAGGCGTGGTATCTGCTCTGGGCGATCATTCCGCTGGCCGCCTGGGCCACGACGCGCTGGTTCCGGGTCGGCACAGTTGTGATCTCAGCGATAATCGCCGTCGTCGTGATGCCGACCAGTTCGGACACCCCGCCGTTGGTCGTCGCCCAGGGCCTGGCCACCGGACTGCTGTTGACGGCGCTGGCCAGCGCGTTCTTCTTCATCGACCACCCGACACGACGCTGGCTCCGCAGCCGGCGCCGTGCCTGA
- the sufU gene encoding Fe-S cluster assembly sulfur transfer protein SufU, which translates to MRMEQMYQDVILDHYKHPHGRGLREPFDAEVHHVNPTCGDEVTLRVSIVDGAVADISYDGQGCSISQASTSVLYDQIVGLDVPEALAAVDSYNAMLTSRGADTGDEDVIGDGIAFSGVSKYPARVKCALLGWLAFKDALAQSVETSGAH; encoded by the coding sequence ATGAGGATGGAACAGATGTACCAGGACGTGATCCTGGACCACTACAAGCATCCCCACGGGCGCGGTCTGCGTGAGCCGTTCGACGCCGAGGTCCATCACGTCAATCCGACGTGCGGGGACGAGGTGACCCTGCGCGTGAGCATCGTCGACGGTGCCGTCGCCGACATCTCGTACGACGGTCAGGGCTGCTCCATCTCGCAAGCGTCCACCTCGGTGCTCTACGACCAGATCGTCGGGCTGGACGTGCCGGAGGCGCTCGCCGCCGTCGACTCCTACAACGCCATGCTGACCTCGCGCGGCGCCGACACCGGTGACGAGGACGTGATCGGCGACGGCATCGCCTTCTCCGGTGTCAGCAAGTATCCCGCGCGCGTGAAATGCGCACTCCTGGGCTGGCTCGCCTTCAAAGACGCGCTCGCCCAGTCCGTCGAGACCTCAGGAGCCCACTGA